Genomic segment of Phycisphaerae bacterium:
GGGCGCCAGGGATGAAAAAGGCCGCCTATGGGAAGATGCCGACGTGGATCTCGTCGGGAACAACGCCAAGGACCTGCTCCTTCGTCTTCCCTCACCGGTGACGCTGAGCTCAAGGCGTTTGAACATCGAGACCCAGCGATTGTCCCTGGAGCACCCCTGGTTCGAGTTCATGTTCGAGACGTATTCTCCGAAGCGCGGCGACCTTGCTCGTCCCCGTCCTTATACCGATGCCTCGCTCTATCACGGCGTCAGGAAGTACCAAATATCGCTTATCCCAAGCCGCGTCTATGGAGAGTTTCTGGGCCATGCGGTCGTCGCGCGGCACGCCGGCCGGCCGTTGGCTTTCAGCAGCGAGACCCGGGAACCCATGATCGTTCATGATCCAAACGCCCGCCAGGTGTACTCATCGGTGCGTTTCTCGGACTACGTGAATACAAATGACCTGACCGAATGCGGATTCGGCTACGAGATGCGGCAGTTCTGTTTCCTCCAGATCATCGATGCGTTGACGCTGGAAAAGAGAGGTGTGACGATCGACCCTTATCTTATGACGGCGGTTCGCCGGTCAAAGAAGGGGTTTTTCCTGACCATCGGCAATATCCATGATGAACCGCGAACAGCGACGGTCACACTGGCGCAGGCCCCAAAGGGTGTCAGGATCAATCACCAGCCTTATGACAAATGGACTGGACGCAGGATTCCCTTGCCGCCGATCGGAGCAAAGGATGCGATGCAGGTGTATATCGATGGTCCTTGATCGCGGGTGTGTCCGCGCCGATGTAGCCGCCGACTCCTCCGCTGCAGAACGGCGGCGCAGTACCCGGGAGAGTGCTCGTAGCGGACGCAAGCAATTGATCTTGGCGCAAGAACAACTTGTGAACGGCTGTTCATTAGACAACAAGTGGAGTGGTAGTACGTGAACTATCGAGAACAGACTCACCCCGATGCCATTGAGCCAAGAGGTTCGGCCTCGTATGCACCGCCTTCGATCGCGGGTGTGAATCACGTTGCGGCCGTCGAGAAAAACCCAGACACGCTATCTTGCCGTGAGAACACGCCCAAGCGGCAATCCTACGAACTGCACATCATCTGTCAGACTCATTGGGACCGTGAATGGCGGCTGCCCTTCCAGCAGACCAGGTTGATGCTGGTGGATATGATGGATCACTTGCTGGAAGCAATGAACCGTGATCCCGCCCTGCGTTACTTTCATCTGGATGGACAAACCATTCTGCTGGAGGATTACCTGGAACTTCGCCCAGAGAAACACGCCGTGCTCGCGGACCTGGTTGCCAAGGGTCGCCTGCTGATCGGCCCGTGGTACACCCTGCCTGAGGAAAACCTCGTCTACGGAGAGTGTCTGGTGCGCAACCTGCTCATGGGGCATAAATTGGGCCGGAGATTCAACGGCATCATGAAGGTCGGTTTTACGCCGACTTCATACGGTCAGATCGCCCAGATGCCCCAGATCTACAAGGGCTTCGGGATAGACACCATTTTGTTCCATCGGGGCGTCCCCGCCCACGAGGTCGATGTAGAGTATCTGTGGGAAGGCAGCGACGGTAGCCGGCTTCTGGCTCTTCGCCCCCCCCTCGGCGGACGCTTCAATTTTACCTGTCTGGTCACCAGTCCGCTCTTCGCTTCGCCCGATCGCAACCCGGACACCTGTATTCCCTACAACGAGATCCCGCTGGACGAGCTCTCTCACAGTATCTGCGTCAAGGGGAACGGGAGCGACATCTACTACTCCTCACGAATCCCGAGCAACTGGGACAAGGAGGCGCTGCGCCAAGCTATCCAACGGTTGAGAGAGATGGCCTGCAGGAAATCCAGAACACCTTGCCTTTACTGCGGCGAGGGCCACGACTGGATGGAGCTGAATCCCATGCTGCCGGCGCTGGTGGCTGAAATTGAATCGCTTCTTGAAGACGATAAGGTGATGATCAGCTCGCTTCCCGACCTCTTTGCAGGGATTCGGTCAACCCTTGTCAACCCCATTGTGCTCAAAGGGGAAATGCGGTCCACCCAGAAGGATGAATCCGGCGCCCGCCTGTATGCGAGTACTCTATCCAGTCGCATGCCACTCAAGCAGGCGAATCGCAGAGCCGAAGACGCGATCATTCGCTGGGCCGAGCCGTTCGCCGCCATTGCATGGTCCATGGGAGCGCCCTACCCGTACAGCGCCCTCGGAAAAGCATGGCAGTACCTTCTCGCCAATCACGCTCATGACAGTATCTCTGGGACTGGCACCGATCAGGTGCATGGCGACGTGATGTCCCGGTTCACCCAGTGTGAGCTGGTGGCCGGTGAACTGACCCGGCGTTCGCTGAGCCGCATCGTCTCGAACATCGACGACCCGACGTTGAACGAAGGTGATGTATTGCTGACGGTTTTCAATCCGCTGCCCTACCCCAGAGACGAGGTGCTGTGCCTGGACCTTGATCTTCCGGAAGCAGACGAGTCCGGCTTTCAGCTTGTCGACGCACGAAGCCGGAATGTGCCTTACCATGCGGACCCGCCGGATAGAATCGTCCATACGGTCCATCAAACGCACAGCTTTCCCTATCGATTCAGTGTTCGCCGGCACCGCTTGTGGCTCCGTGCCGAGGCGATTCCAGCCCTGGGCTATGTGACGTACTTCGCCCGGGAGGACTCGCACAAGCGCCCGCCGAAGGCGAGCAAGGCGGATACCGACCACGTCGAGGTCAAGAATCCCAATTCGATGGAGAACCACTCCGTGGCCGTGCAAATTCATGCCGACGGATCGCTCACGATCCAAGACAAACGCACGGGACGCTGCTATGAGAGTCTTCATGTTTACGAGGACGACGCCGAGATCGGCGACGCATATGAGCACCGGTCACCTCCACAAGACAAGACGATAACCAGCCTCCACGGTGAAGCTAGAATCGAGTTGGTGCACCATAATCCGTTGACGGCTTCATTCGTCGTGGGCACGAGTCTGAGCATTCCTGAATGTGCAGCCCAAGACAAGATGGCCCGCTCCCGTCGATGCATATCCTGCGACATCGTCTCGACAATAACGCTTACTGCCGGCTCGCCTCTCGTACAGATCGTCACTCGGGTAAACAACACAGCCCGCGACCATCGGCTCCGCGTGCTTTTTCCGACCCACCTGCGCACCAACGAATGCTGGGCAGAAACCCCGTTTGATGTTCAAAAACGCGCCGTCGCCCGGCCCGCGGTGAAGGATTGGCTGGAGCCGCCTTGCGCCACTCAGCCTCAATTGGGCTTCGTCGACGTATCCGACGGAGATGCGGGGCTGGCCGTTTTCAACCATGGACTGCCGGAGTACGAAATCATCGAGGACGGCCGGAACACTATTGCCATCACGCTCTTGAGATGCTTCACCCACGAGACGAGAGTCACCCGGACCGATGACCCCGACCAGATCGGGGCCCAGTGTCCGGGCCAACACGAATTCCGGTATGCCATCTTTCCTCACGAGGGTGACTGGCGGAGGGGCAAGGTCTTCCGGCAAGCATATCTGTATCGCCACCGCCCTAAAGTGGTCCAGAGTTGGTGCCCTGTCGGAAAACATCGCTGTGCACGGATGCTGCCGCTGCAGAACAGCTTTCTCGAGATTGTGTCCGAAGACCTTGTGCTCAGCGCGGTCAAGCGTTCCGAAAACGGCCGTCTTCTGATCGTCAGGTGTTTCAATCCGACGGAGGATCCCGTCGAAGGTGAGCTGCGCGTCTATCGTGATCTGTCTAATGCCTGGCACCTGGATCTTGAGGAAAACGTACTCGGTAAATGTCCGCTGAAAGACGAGCGATCAGTGCGTATCCTCGCAGGACCGAAGAAGATAGTCACCATGGGACTTGAATTGGCGTGATGACCGTCTCCGGAAAGCAGGCGCAACAGGCTGGAGCGACAATAAAGGAATGCTCGCCATGCTTCTTCGATCGCCCACGGTGACAAGCACATACCCTGGTCACTGCCGCACCATCATGACTGGGAGAGCTGTATGCCACAACTGTCTCGGTCTCGCGTTTGTGGCCGCCGTTCTTATCGGTGCAGTTACCATCACCACGGCTGCGGCTGACCAGCCCCCTTTGCACCCGTCCGACACTCAACCAGCCGAGCAGGCAACCGTCGGCCTGGTTCCGCCGGTTAGCCAGGTGCAAAACGGTTCAGGCCGCCTGGTCGTCACAGGTCGGGTGACAATCCTTCTCCCCGCCGTCGACGATGCCGTCACCAGTTACGCGGCAAGGTGCCTTGGTGAAGAGCTTAATCGCCTCTTCGGCCTGCAAACGGTTACCGTTCGCCAGCCACATCGTATCTCGGATGACGAGATCTGCGCGATCATCAGCGATCAATCCTCCTCGTCATCGCCTCTTGAAAACATGTTTTGCAGTCTCCCTGTGCCGAAGGCGGACGGCTATCTGCTGGGGGTGAGACCGGACGAGAAAAGAGCCGTTGTCCACGGATTCGGTGGTAACGGGGTCATTCGCGGCGTCTTCGCACTGGCCGGACTGCTGTCCGCCGACGGCGGCGAGGCGACCTGGCCCGAAGTGCTCATCTCTGACACTCCCGACATTCCAATCCGGTTCACACGAGATATATTCTTGAACAAGCAGGCGACCGCGGAGATGACACAGGAGCAGGCGCTGATCTGCGAACTGGACTGGTGGGCCAGATGGGGCCTGAATCACGCATTGATCCCCTCCGGACTAACCAAGGGCCAGGAAGAACAGGATCGGCTCGTTCGATGGTATGTCGAGGAGGCCCATCGACGAGGCATGAAAGCAGGGGCCAACCCGGGTGGTCGCTCCCTCTGCCCTAGCAACCCGGCAGAAATGGAGTCGTATCTATCGCGGGTGCGTCATCTCCTGGGCCTGGGCTGCGACTTCCTCCTGATCCTTTTCGATGACCTTCCACGCGCTCGCCTTGGCGGCCATTGTGATCGCTGCGTCCGGGCCTTTGGTGGAAGCCTCGCCGCCGAGCAGCGCCATATTCTGGAATCGGTGTGCAATCTCCTTCCGACCACCCGATCTGATCTCCCGCTCTTCTGGTGCCCTACCTACTACAGCCTGGGGATGACCGGCTACATTGGGGGGCCGGAAGGACCGGACGAGTACTTCACGGACCTGGGCGGATCCGCTCGCGTTTGCCGGGCCTTCATGTTCCACTGCGCGTTTGATCATGAATTCAACGCTTATCTGGACGGCAAGGGACTCAAGAACCGGATCTGGTGGTACAACGGCATCAGAACCGATTACTACATGGTCAGCCGGGCATTCGACAGTTGCGACATGTGGGGGCCGCCGCTCCGCATCCCGGGCTTAAAGGATTTCCAAAGCTTCTTTTCGCGTTTTGAGAACGGCTGGCTCATGCCCTCGTTTGCCCCCACCGATCGTTCGCTGCATCCCTGCGTTGCGCCGCTTGTGACCGCCGGTCGCGACGAAGGCGGGCGAACAATAATCCCAAAGGCCTCTCTGGACGAACTGGCCTATCTTGGCGAGCGGATGCAGGGATTGTACCTATGCAGCGCCACCGCGCCGTACCACATCGCCCTTGCCGGGGTTTTTGCAGCCCACCCATCCCGTTTCGACCAGCAGCTCGCCCGGGCAGC
This window contains:
- a CDS encoding glycoside hydrolase family 38 C-terminal domain-containing protein, whose product is MNYREQTHPDAIEPRGSASYAPPSIAGVNHVAAVEKNPDTLSCRENTPKRQSYELHIICQTHWDREWRLPFQQTRLMLVDMMDHLLEAMNRDPALRYFHLDGQTILLEDYLELRPEKHAVLADLVAKGRLLIGPWYTLPEENLVYGECLVRNLLMGHKLGRRFNGIMKVGFTPTSYGQIAQMPQIYKGFGIDTILFHRGVPAHEVDVEYLWEGSDGSRLLALRPPLGGRFNFTCLVTSPLFASPDRNPDTCIPYNEIPLDELSHSICVKGNGSDIYYSSRIPSNWDKEALRQAIQRLREMACRKSRTPCLYCGEGHDWMELNPMLPALVAEIESLLEDDKVMISSLPDLFAGIRSTLVNPIVLKGEMRSTQKDESGARLYASTLSSRMPLKQANRRAEDAIIRWAEPFAAIAWSMGAPYPYSALGKAWQYLLANHAHDSISGTGTDQVHGDVMSRFTQCELVAGELTRRSLSRIVSNIDDPTLNEGDVLLTVFNPLPYPRDEVLCLDLDLPEADESGFQLVDARSRNVPYHADPPDRIVHTVHQTHSFPYRFSVRRHRLWLRAEAIPALGYVTYFAREDSHKRPPKASKADTDHVEVKNPNSMENHSVAVQIHADGSLTIQDKRTGRCYESLHVYEDDAEIGDAYEHRSPPQDKTITSLHGEARIELVHHNPLTASFVVGTSLSIPECAAQDKMARSRRCISCDIVSTITLTAGSPLVQIVTRVNNTARDHRLRVLFPTHLRTNECWAETPFDVQKRAVARPAVKDWLEPPCATQPQLGFVDVSDGDAGLAVFNHGLPEYEIIEDGRNTIAITLLRCFTHETRVTRTDDPDQIGAQCPGQHEFRYAIFPHEGDWRRGKVFRQAYLYRHRPKVVQSWCPVGKHRCARMLPLQNSFLEIVSEDLVLSAVKRSENGRLLIVRCFNPTEDPVEGELRVYRDLSNAWHLDLEENVLGKCPLKDERSVRILAGPKKIVTMGLELA
- a CDS encoding glycoside hydrolase family 20 zincin-like fold domain-containing protein: MTGRAVCHNCLGLAFVAAVLIGAVTITTAAADQPPLHPSDTQPAEQATVGLVPPVSQVQNGSGRLVVTGRVTILLPAVDDAVTSYAARCLGEELNRLFGLQTVTVRQPHRISDDEICAIISDQSSSSSPLENMFCSLPVPKADGYLLGVRPDEKRAVVHGFGGNGVIRGVFALAGLLSADGGEATWPEVLISDTPDIPIRFTRDIFLNKQATAEMTQEQALICELDWWARWGLNHALIPSGLTKGQEEQDRLVRWYVEEAHRRGMKAGANPGGRSLCPSNPAEMESYLSRVRHLLGLGCDFLLILFDDLPRARLGGHCDRCVRAFGGSLAAEQRHILESVCNLLPTTRSDLPLFWCPTYYSLGMTGYIGGPEGPDEYFTDLGGSARVCRAFMFHCAFDHEFNAYLDGKGLKNRIWWYNGIRTDYYMVSRAFDSCDMWGPPLRIPGLKDFQSFFSRFENGWLMPSFAPTDRSLHPCVAPLVTAGRDEGGRTIIPKASLDELAYLGERMQGLYLCSATAPYHIALAGVFAAHPSRFDQQLARAAIADAMFSPGASPHVLAWQTAYARAQMVLARKQGCPLTPEGNAEIIALTGEMESGEKALRDCLARRKSALPASVAAALLDEMIAWRLKVLSLAAPYPPARPP